The DNA segment AACACTCAATGTCGCCACCATCGCCGGCCTGCCCTTGGCCATCGCCGCCTACTTCTGGGCCAACCGCCTGCTGCCCATCGGCATGGCGGGGCGGGCCGACTGGGAGATCCATATGCTGTTTGCCGCATGGCTGGCCGCGTTGTTCTACGCCCTTGCGCGGCCTTTGGCACGTGCATGGATCGAGCTGTGCGGGCTCGCTAGCGCGGCCTACCTGGCCGTACCGCTGCTCAACGCCCTCACCACCGACCGCCATCTCGGGCGCAGCCTGGCTTCCGGCGACTGGGTCTTCGCAGGTTTCGATCTCACGATGCTGGCGCTGGCCGCTGTTCTGGCATGGATGGCCGTGAAACTGCGGCGCCGCCTGGCCGTGACTGAGCAAGGTCTGCCAGCGGGGCAGGCCCTTGACAAGGAGGGCGCATGAGCCATCCGGACACCCTCCCGCTGCGGTACCGGCTGGCCGTGGCCTCCCGGGTGCTGGCGGCAGCCCTGGGCGGCTACGCCGTGGCTGCGGCTTCGACCCGGCTGCTCTCGCTGACCTGGCCTGCGCCGCCTGCCCAGGCCGTCATGTGGGCCAGCATGCTCAGCTTTGTTATCTGGGCCGTTGCCGTGCTCTGGGTGTTTGCCACCCGCAGCGCCTGGCGCGCCTGGTGGGGCCTGTCGGCTGCGACGGGCCTGGTGGCCCTGGCGGAGTGGCTGCAGAGAGCAGGTGGCGGGGTATGAACCATGTCCTCTTGAGTGCGGTGCACCTGGGCATGCTGGGGGTCAGCGGCCTGGGTTTGGCGGGCCTGGCGCTGGCGACGGACCGCCATGGTGCCCACCTGCTGGGCCATCAACCCACAACGGGGCAACGCCGGTGTGCGCAGGTGGTTGGCTGGCTGCTGCTGGCGACCGCCCTGGCATGGAGTGTGGCCACGCTGGGTGCGGGCATCGGCGTGACGCTGTGGCTGGGCTGGCTGGGCCTTGCGGCCTGGTGCCTGATCTTCGCGTTGCCCCAATGGCCGTGGCAGCCAGTGGAGCCCCAGCGCACTGCGCGGCGCGCGGCAGAAAAGAACATCCCTGCCGCTCCCGTGCCCCTGCGGGACACCCGCGTACGCCGGTGGTGTGCAGGGTTCGCGCTGTGCGCCACGCTGGTGGCTTTCACGGCGCTGCTGTGGCAGGAGCAGATCCATGACCAGTCGCAAAGGCGTGTGCTGCAAGGCAAGGTGGGGCCCTGGAGCTTCACCCTGGAAGAGGCCGACCAGAAGCCCCCGGAGCTGGTGGCGATGGACATCCCCATGAAAACCTTCCATCTGCGGTTCTGCGAGGCCTGCGACCCAGAGATCCGCCAGGTCACCTTGAAGGTGAACCGGCCGCGCAACACTGGCAGCACGGGGATGGCGTTCATGGGCCAGCGCTGGGAACGCAAGGTGGAAATCCCTCTGCCAGACACACTGCGGGCGGAGAGCGAACTCTGGTTGACGGTGGTCGGCAAGGACGCCAGCGTCTACCAGTCGGCGTGGCGCATGGACCATGTGTCGCCGTCGACGGTGCAGTGGTTTGAGCAGCAAAGGAAGTCCCATGCAATACCGTGAATCCGCCGTCGCCATGCTGCGCTGGAGCTGTGCCGTTGCTGCGCTGCTGTGCACTGCAGCGCAGGCCCATGAGCCCGTGGCACGCTGTTTTCTGCTGGATGACAGCACGGTCCGCTGCCGCGGGGTGACGAATGACGGGGATGAGATGCCTGGGGCCAGAATGGACGTTATCGGCCATGATGGACGCACCCTGCTGCAGGGCACACTCAGCGCACAGTCCACCCTGAGCTTTGCCCGGCCGGCGCAAGCGTTCTATGTGCTGTTCGAGATCGGCCCGGGTCTGCAGACCATCGTTGAGCAGGACGAGATCCGGGCGCAGACCACCCGGCAGCGCAAAGCGCCATGGCTGCGGCCGTGATGGCCGCACGGCCGACAGTCGCGGGCTTCAGCCTAGCGCTGTCGGCACTCAATCCCCATTTGCTCGAGCAGCTCATTGCGTTCGAGCTTGAACTGATCGCTGGTCGCATGCAGCCATTGGCGCAAGTGCTCGTTGGTGTCTGTTGACTTCTGCCCGCTGATGAAGCGGTAGCTGGCCTTGGACTTCACGGCACAGGGGAAGGGCGCCACGAGCCGCCCGCTCTTGAGTTCGTCATACACCAGGGCCAGACGGCCCATGGCGATACCTTGTCCCGTGAGCGCCGCCACCATGGCCAGCTGCGAGAGGTTGAAGTACACCCCGCCGGGCTTGCTGGGCGGTGCGTCCATCGCCTCCAGCCAGGTGTTCCATTCGACGTTCTGCGTGGCGCTGTGCCAGGGGTTTTCGTCGTGCAGCATCATGCCCGGCGCGACGTCGGCAATGCTGCGGATGTCCGGATGGCGGGCCAGGAACTCGGGCGTGGTGACGGGGATGATCCATTCGTCGAGGAACATCTCCTCGTTCAGGTCAACGTAATGCCCGGGGTCGAAGCGGATGCCGGCCTGGATGCCGCTCAGGCCCATGCCGACGCGGTCGAGCATGTGGTATTCGCCATAGATGCGCACCGTGACGCCTGACTTGCCCTGCAGCAGATCGCTCACGCGCGGCGTGAGCCAGAGCATTGCGAAGGAGGGCGAGCAGCTCAGGTTCAGCGGTGCGTTGGTGCTGCGCTGGTCACGCCGCAATTTTCCCACGGCCTGGTTCAGCGTCTCGAACGACTGCTCGGAGACCAGTGACAGCCGCGCCCCCTCGCGCGTCAGCGACAGCGATTTCCCCTCTCGGTAGAACAACGGCACACCCAGATATTCCTCCAGCTTCTTCACTTGCTGGCTGACCGAGCCCTGCGTGACATGCAGCTCCTTGGCCGCGAGCGTGAAGCTGTTGTGCCTGGCCACGGCGTCAAAGCACCTGAGCCAGGTGAGCAGCGACGGCGATAGATGGTTGGTGTTCATTGATGAAACTAATGAATGGATTGACAAGGTTGACTTGTCACATATGCATATCGTCCACAGAATGCAATTTCTGTTGCTTGGGTGTTGATCGCTTGCAAGTGCTGAATTTATATGGGGAAAACACCTATGTCGCAGGATGATGAAGAAGTTTTCAGCCAGGTTTCAACGCTGTGGATCAATGCGGGATGTGTGCCGGAGCCACCTGCTTCAAAAACTTCTGACATTATTATCAGTGATGTTGAAAAAGCGGAGCAGCGCTTGGCGCGCTTCGCCCCCTTGCTCGCCACGCTGTTCCCCGAGCTTGCACAAAGCGGTGGCATCGTGGAGTCGCCCTTGTGCGCGCTGCCGCCTGCGGTGATCGGTGCGGGGCCGTCG comes from the Comamonas terrigena NBRC 13299 genome and includes:
- a CDS encoding DUF3649 domain-containing protein — its product is MSHPDTLPLRYRLAVASRVLAAALGGYAVAAASTRLLSLTWPAPPAQAVMWASMLSFVIWAVAVLWVFATRSAWRAWWGLSAATGLVALAEWLQRAGGGV
- a CDS encoding DUF3325 domain-containing protein; amino-acid sequence: MNHVLLSAVHLGMLGVSGLGLAGLALATDRHGAHLLGHQPTTGQRRCAQVVGWLLLATALAWSVATLGAGIGVTLWLGWLGLAAWCLIFALPQWPWQPVEPQRTARRAAEKNIPAAPVPLRDTRVRRWCAGFALCATLVAFTALLWQEQIHDQSQRRVLQGKVGPWSFTLEEADQKPPELVAMDIPMKTFHLRFCEACDPEIRQVTLKVNRPRNTGSTGMAFMGQRWERKVEIPLPDTLRAESELWLTVVGKDASVYQSAWRMDHVSPSTVQWFEQQRKSHAIP
- a CDS encoding LysR family transcriptional regulator; the protein is MNTNHLSPSLLTWLRCFDAVARHNSFTLAAKELHVTQGSVSQQVKKLEEYLGVPLFYREGKSLSLTREGARLSLVSEQSFETLNQAVGKLRRDQRSTNAPLNLSCSPSFAMLWLTPRVSDLLQGKSGVTVRIYGEYHMLDRVGMGLSGIQAGIRFDPGHYVDLNEEMFLDEWIIPVTTPEFLARHPDIRSIADVAPGMMLHDENPWHSATQNVEWNTWLEAMDAPPSKPGGVYFNLSQLAMVAALTGQGIAMGRLALVYDELKSGRLVAPFPCAVKSKASYRFISGQKSTDTNEHLRQWLHATSDQFKLERNELLEQMGIECRQR